Proteins encoded together in one Microplitis mediator isolate UGA2020A chromosome 7, iyMicMedi2.1, whole genome shotgun sequence window:
- the LOC130670931 gene encoding homeobox protein PKNOX2-like isoform X1: MQEGSTAVALAMVTPGYDQDPASGVADYTTHQDQAQFEADKRAVYKHPLFPLLALLFERCEQATQSSDNSTSESFNMDIQAFVQHQERDRKPFLINDPEIDGLMIKAIQVLRIHLLELEKVQELCKDFCNRYIGCLKSKMQSENLLRSDYSHHGHDIGPSSGSNGSSPLQVLSSTGNDVEPGTNGLGVSRGDMLSENGSTSQEIVQVEGTIERPSSARSSSVAQRSIRSDSQDQDDPLSPSTVHGSTPLSQIGAHPCASVNDIYLGQDILPDPLTDPLAHPLIDKDVYLNDRMYVEEVGYWGLLPMQDRENGYGDIKHSNHKKYFDITVPGSPSSVPSDDEDEGCGSTPSNHTGGSGSNRKGRQKRGVLPKQATSIMRAWLFQHLVHPYPTEDEKRQIASQTNLTLLQVNNWFINARRRILQPMLDGAGAEALPRSGKRHKVMKHVVQPQHQLQQQQQQQQLGGWQSEDSGSDSGSSDGDGGADRFKDGNDTDEDDLH, encoded by the exons ATGCAAGAGGGTAGCACCGCCGTGGCGCTAGCAATGGTGACTCCTGGTTACGATCAGGACCCTGCAAGTGGGGTTGCCGATTATACAACGCACCaagatcaagctcaatttgaAGCTGATAAAAGAGCTGTATATAAACATCCTTTATTCCCACTACTGGCGTTACTTTTCGAAAGATGCGAACAAGCAACACAGAGTTCGGACAACTCAACGTCCGAAAGTTTCAACATGGACATACAGGCTTTTGTCCAGCACCAAGAAAGAGACCGAAAGCCTTTTTTAATCAATGACCCAGAGATTGACGGTTTG ATGATCAAAGCCATCCAGGTCTTGCGGATTCATCTGTTAGAATTGGAAAAGGTTCAAGAATTGTGCAAGGACTTTTGCAACAGGTATATTGGTTGTCTCAAGAGCAAAATGCAAAGCGAGAATTTATTACGAAGCGATTACAGTCATCACGGACACGACATCGGTCCATCAAGTGGCAGCAACGGCAGCAGTCCACTGCAG GTGCTGTCATCTACAGGCAATGATGTTGAGCCGGGAACTAACGGACTCGGAGTGAGCAGAGGAGACATGCTGTCGGAGAACGGCAGCACGAGCCAGGAAATCGTCCAGGTCGAGGGCACCATCGAGAGGCCTTCATCCGCCCGATCTTCATCCGTTGCTCAACGTTCTATCAGATCTGACAGTCAGGACCAGGATGATCCACTGTCACCCTCTACCGTACATGGTAGTACACCTCTCTCTCAAATTGGAGCACATCCTTGCGCTTCTGTTAACGATATTTATCTTGGTCAAG ATATCCTTCCAGATCCTTTGACAGATCCACTTGCGCATCCTTTAATTGACAAAGATGTATATCTTAATGATCGAATGTATGTCGAAGAAGTTGGGTATTGGGGACTTTTACCAATGCAAGATCGTGAAAATGGATACGGAGATATAAAACAttcaaatcataaaaaatatttcg atATTACCGTTCCAGGATCGCCTTCTTCTGTGCCAAGTGACGATGAAGATGAGGGATGTGGATCTACACCCTCAAATCATACTGGTGGTAGTGGAAGTAATCGAAAGGGTAGACAAAAACGTGGCGTACTGCCTAAACAAGCCACTAGCATCATGCGTGCTTGGCTATTTCAACATTTAGTC caTCCGTATCCTACGGAAGATGAAAAACGTCAAATAGCAAGTCAAACAAATTTAACGTTACTTCAAGTGAATAATTGGTTCATAAACGCGCGACGACGAATTCTCCAACCAATGTTAGATGGAGCAGGTGCTGAAGCTCTTCCACGTTCTGGTAAACGGCACAAAGTTATGAAACATGTTGTACAACCGCAACACCAGCTacagcaacagcagcagcaacagcaactGGGTGGTTGGCAATCAGAGGATTCGGGAAGTGACTCAGGTTCTAGCGATGGTGATGGAGGTGCCGATAGATTTAAAGACGGCAATGATACCGATGAGGATGATCTTCACTGA
- the LOC130670931 gene encoding homeobox protein PKNOX2-like isoform X2 has product MQEGSTAVALAMVTPGYDQDPASGVADYTTHQDQAQFEADKRAVYKHPLFPLLALLFERCEQATQSSDNSTSESFNMDIQAFVQHQERDRKPFLINDPEIDGLMIKAIQVLRIHLLELEKVQELCKDFCNRYIGCLKSKMQSENLLRSDYSHHGHDIGPSSGSNGSSPLQVLSSTGNDVEPGTNGLGVSRGDMLSENGSTSQEIVQVEGTIERPSSARSSSVAQRSIRSDSQDQDDPLSPSTVHGSTPLSQIGAHPCASVNDIYLGQDITVPGSPSSVPSDDEDEGCGSTPSNHTGGSGSNRKGRQKRGVLPKQATSIMRAWLFQHLVHPYPTEDEKRQIASQTNLTLLQVNNWFINARRRILQPMLDGAGAEALPRSGKRHKVMKHVVQPQHQLQQQQQQQQLGGWQSEDSGSDSGSSDGDGGADRFKDGNDTDEDDLH; this is encoded by the exons ATGCAAGAGGGTAGCACCGCCGTGGCGCTAGCAATGGTGACTCCTGGTTACGATCAGGACCCTGCAAGTGGGGTTGCCGATTATACAACGCACCaagatcaagctcaatttgaAGCTGATAAAAGAGCTGTATATAAACATCCTTTATTCCCACTACTGGCGTTACTTTTCGAAAGATGCGAACAAGCAACACAGAGTTCGGACAACTCAACGTCCGAAAGTTTCAACATGGACATACAGGCTTTTGTCCAGCACCAAGAAAGAGACCGAAAGCCTTTTTTAATCAATGACCCAGAGATTGACGGTTTG ATGATCAAAGCCATCCAGGTCTTGCGGATTCATCTGTTAGAATTGGAAAAGGTTCAAGAATTGTGCAAGGACTTTTGCAACAGGTATATTGGTTGTCTCAAGAGCAAAATGCAAAGCGAGAATTTATTACGAAGCGATTACAGTCATCACGGACACGACATCGGTCCATCAAGTGGCAGCAACGGCAGCAGTCCACTGCAG GTGCTGTCATCTACAGGCAATGATGTTGAGCCGGGAACTAACGGACTCGGAGTGAGCAGAGGAGACATGCTGTCGGAGAACGGCAGCACGAGCCAGGAAATCGTCCAGGTCGAGGGCACCATCGAGAGGCCTTCATCCGCCCGATCTTCATCCGTTGCTCAACGTTCTATCAGATCTGACAGTCAGGACCAGGATGATCCACTGTCACCCTCTACCGTACATGGTAGTACACCTCTCTCTCAAATTGGAGCACATCCTTGCGCTTCTGTTAACGATATTTATCTTGGTCAAG atATTACCGTTCCAGGATCGCCTTCTTCTGTGCCAAGTGACGATGAAGATGAGGGATGTGGATCTACACCCTCAAATCATACTGGTGGTAGTGGAAGTAATCGAAAGGGTAGACAAAAACGTGGCGTACTGCCTAAACAAGCCACTAGCATCATGCGTGCTTGGCTATTTCAACATTTAGTC caTCCGTATCCTACGGAAGATGAAAAACGTCAAATAGCAAGTCAAACAAATTTAACGTTACTTCAAGTGAATAATTGGTTCATAAACGCGCGACGACGAATTCTCCAACCAATGTTAGATGGAGCAGGTGCTGAAGCTCTTCCACGTTCTGGTAAACGGCACAAAGTTATGAAACATGTTGTACAACCGCAACACCAGCTacagcaacagcagcagcaacagcaactGGGTGGTTGGCAATCAGAGGATTCGGGAAGTGACTCAGGTTCTAGCGATGGTGATGGAGGTGCCGATAGATTTAAAGACGGCAATGATACCGATGAGGATGATCTTCACTGA
- the LOC130670930 gene encoding nicastrin, with protein sequence MPVHCNLDSWTFRYRHSKPAYIVSFDGFDYLFIQNTEKIVKMSYNFYFTLIITLTITINSLSAERIKDMIYMSIDGAAACFRRHNGTHQFGCSSTRSGSVGVIQLVETFEDVNWIESNATAGPYTVILPFTMFTKNVITRLDATNNINGILITKNSSQAFPSSYSPEDTCPNKYSGIQTCDDNKIWNPWGNGFLLKDWKFPIFYVENDDLLEKIKNCYFKHNAHNLDKQKERPLCALEMQSFMTAAVDSETCIRRSKKLYMNPMAFCDPLSGLNIHWPLSPLNNKTESMILVIARLDASSMFDNISPGANSAVTGLVTLLATAYYLNLLNATVEHINVLFSLLNGESFDYIGSSRFVYDLKEGNFNALGGENLKLNQIKTVIELGQLGNDKLYLHANNYENNDVIINLQKILNLQNTTLPNSVPPASIQSFLAVNRNLTAVILASHGEQFTNKYYGGILDNTETLGNEKKEINTTLARVAMKLGDVLYEKITGKKSPSSNVTIIEELISEMLFCYLKSAKCNLFQAASPPGSKLPNHTYPLYVGVNSSPNHATSLTGQLLALLTGEKLPNMTANKCNQLRLAWMGGYNFTGICINSTVNYTAAISPAFTIEGYEMKSGKYSTWTESRWHILGVRMFIKPSAAVEQLTITLGSVTAIMSLIIVWFINSRADILFGYSVTVQDC encoded by the exons ATGCCTGTGCACTGCAACCTGGACTCCTGGACATTCAGATACAGACACAGTAAACCAGCCTATATTGTTAGTTTTGATGGTTttgattatttgtttattcaaaatacagaaaaaattgttaaaatgtcatataatttttattttacgttaattattacATTAACAATCACAATAAATAgtt tgtcAGCTGAACGAATAAAAGATATGATTTACATGTCAATTGATGGTGCGGCTGCCTGTTTTCGTAGACACAATGGTACCCATCAGTTTGGATGCTCCT ctacaAGAAGTGGAAGTGTTGGAGTAATACAATTAGTAGAAACATTTGAAGATGTGAATTGGATTGAGTCTAATGCAACAGCTGGACCTTACACGGTTATCTTACCTTTTACTATGTTcacaaaaaatgtaataactcGTCTTGATGCGACAAATAATATCAATGgaattttaataactaaaaatagtaGCCAAGCATTTCCGTCCAGTTACTCCCCAGAGGATACATGTCCAAATAAATACTCTGGTATACAAACATGTGATGATAACAAAATTTGGAATCCGTGGGGAAATGGCTTTCTTCTAAAAGATTGGAAGTTTCCAATCTTTTATGTTGAg aatgatgatttattggaaaaaataaaaaattgctacTTTAAACACAATGCTCATAATCTCGATAAACAAAAAGAACGTCCTCTCTGCGCTCTGGAAATGCAATCATTTATGACAGCAGCAGTGGATTCAGAAACATGTATCAGACGTAGTAAAAAGTTATACATGAATCCAATGGCATTTTGTGATCCACTGAGtggtttaaatattcattggCCTCTTTCacctttaaataataaaacagaaTCAATGATTTTAGTTATCGCTCGTCTAGATGCTAGTTCTATGTTTGATAACATATCACCAGGTGCCAATAGTGCAGTTACAGGATTAGTTACTCTTCTTGCTACCGCATATTACCTAAATTTACTCAACGCTACTGTAGAGC atataaatgttttattttctttactaAATGGAGAGTCATTTGATTATATCGGATCTAGTCGTTTTGTTTATGATCTCAAAGAGGGTAACTTTAATGCACTTGGAGGTGAAAATCTTAAactaaatcaaattaaaacaGTTATTGAATTAGGACAACTTGGAAATGATAAACTTTATCTTCAtgcaaataattatgaaaataatgacGTGATTATAAatcttcaaaaaatattaaatctgcAAAATACGACACTTCCAAATAGTGTACCACCTGCATCTATACAAAGTTTTCTTGCTGTAAATCGTAATTTAACTGCAGTTATATTAGCAAGTCACGGTGAAcagtttacaaataaatattatggtGGAATTCTAGATAATACTGAAACACTTGGAAATGAaaa aAAAGAAATAAACACAACATTAGCCCGAGTTGCGATGAAACTTGGTGATGtattgtatgaaaaaataacagGAAAAAAGTCACCTAGTAGTAATGTAACAATAATTGAAGAACTTATTAGTGAAATGTTATTTTGTTATCTTAAAAGTGCTAAGTGTAATCTATTTCAAGCTGCTTCACCACCAGGATCTAAGTTACCAAACCATACATATCCTCTATATGTTGGTGTAAATTCATCTCCAAACCATGCAACAAGCCTTACAGGACAACTTCTTGCATTACTTACCGGAGAAAAATTACCAAATATGACAGCGAACAAGTGCAATCAACTTAGACTCGCTTGGATGGGCGGATATAATTTTACAGGAATTTGTATTAATTCAACGGTTAATTATACAGCTGCTATAAGCCCAGCGTTCACTATTGAAG GATACGAAATGAAATCTGGAAAATATTCAACGTGGACAGAATCACGTTGGCATATACTTGGTGTTCGTATGTTTATCAAACCTTCAGCAGCAGTAGAACAATTGACAATAACTTTAGGAAGTGTTACAGCAATTATgtctttaattattgtttggTTTATCAATTCTCGCGCGGATATATTATTTGGTTATAGTGTTACAGTACAGGATTGCTAG